The Urocitellus parryii isolate mUroPar1 chromosome 6, mUroPar1.hap1, whole genome shotgun sequence genome includes a window with the following:
- the Scamp5 gene encoding secretory carrier-associated membrane protein 5 — translation MAEKVNNFPPLPKFIPLKPCFYQDFEADIPPQHLSMTKRLYYLWMLNSITLAVNLVGCLAWLIGGGGATNFGLAFLWLILFTPCSYVCWFRPIYKAFKTDSSFSFMAFFFTFTAQLVISIIQAVGIPGWGVCGWIATISYFGTNIGSAVVMLIPTIMFTVVAVFSFIALSMVHKFYRGSGGSFSKAQEEWTTGAWKNPHVQQAAQNAAMGAAQGAMNQPQTQYSATPNYTYSNEM, via the exons ATGGCAG AAAAAGTGAACAACTTCCCACCATTGCCCAAGTTCATCCCACTGAAGCCATGTTTCTACCAAGACTTCGAGGCAGACATCCCTCCCCAGCATCTCAGCATGACTAAGCGCCTCTATTACCTCTGGATGT TGAACAGCATCACACTGGCCGTGAACCTGGTGGGCTGTCTTGCGTGGCTGATCGGAGGCGGGGGAGCCACCAACTTTGGCCTCGCCTTTCTCTGGCTCATCCTCTTCACACCCTGCTCCTACGTCTGCTGGTTTCGGCCCATTTACAAGGCCTTCAA GACCGACAGCTCTTTCAGCTTCATGGCATTCTTCTTCACCTTCACGGCCCAACTGGTCATCAGCATCATCCAGGCTGTGGGCATCCCAGGCTGGGGCGTCTG TGGCTGGATCGCCACCATCTCCTACTTCGGGACAAACATTGGCTCAGCAGTGGTGATGCTCATTCCCACCATCATGTTCACAGTTGTGGCTGTCTTTTCCTTCATCGCCCTCAGCATG GTTCATAAATTCTATCGGGGAAGTGGGGGAAGTTTCAGCAAAGCTCAGGAGGAATGGACCACAGGGGCATGGAAGAACCCACATGTGCAGCAGGCAGCCCAGAATGCAGCCATGGGGGCAGCCCAGGGTGCCATGAATCAGCCGCAGACTCAGTATTCCGCCACCCCTAACTATACATACTCCAATGAGATGTGA